The Humulus lupulus chromosome 4, drHumLupu1.1, whole genome shotgun sequence genome has a window encoding:
- the LOC133831973 gene encoding uncharacterized protein LOC133831973 — protein sequence MEGVLAKAWAHIKWEEDEANYYHYFPRKDSRRDSRVDRRQSDRQSEPYPYPSRSENRRREYNRSSETRLRDGPKIPEYNLSISPAKVVGVLKGLGDKVKWLEMMRAPSDQRDRTKWCEFQNDHSHRMDECISLRRGHLTNLFIDKGKRTFQQEADMSVVQREVTLLMPPTHERTVNVITGGSEVSRVTHSAAKRHARHTNWIIGESSGIEKNTINLLAQTINFSTTQSTRLLNPHHDVLVIALYIANCLTKRILIDNGSSANILFLSALREMGIDESKIELPVYAEGVNLSTRFLVVDSPSTYNVILGRPWIHEMEAVPSTYHQVLRFPTKWGVKEIKSQQKDSRACYQTTMKDKPAQL from the coding sequence ATGGAAGGCGTTCTCGCCAAGGCCTGGGCACATATCAAATGGGAGGAGGATGAAGCTAACTATTATCACTATTTTCCAAGGAAAGACTCTCGAAGAGACTCAAGGGTAGACAGACGACAGAGTGACAGACAATCTGAGCCATACCCGTATCCTAGTAGATCAGAGAACAGAAGGAGGGAGTACAACCGGTCGTCCGAGACACGTCTCCGAGATGGACCAAAGATACCAGAATACAATCTTTCGATCTCACCAGCCAAAGTCGTTGGCGTACTAAAAGGACTCGGAGACAAAGTGAAATGGCTGGAAATGATGAGGGCTCCATCTGACCAACGAGATAGAACAAAATGGTGTGAGTTCCAAAATGACCACAGCCACCGAATGGATGAGTGCATTTCCTTAAGACGTGGTCACCTGACTAACTTGTTCATAGACAAAGGCAAAAGAACATTCCAGCAAGAGGCAGACATGTCAGTCGTCCAAAGAGAAGTAACCCTGCTGATGCCACCTACTCATGAACGGACAGTGAACGTAATAACTGGTGGCTCTGAGGTAAGCAGAGTCACCCATTCAGCAGCCAAAAGACATGCCAGGCATACCAACTGGATCATAGGAGAGTCCAGCGGGATAGAGAAGAATACCATCAACCTACTAGCTCAAACCATCAATTTCTCAACAACACAGTCAACCAGACTCCTCAACCCACATCATGATGTTCTTGTTATTGCACTTTACATTGCTAATTGTCTTACTAAACGTATTCTTATTGATAATGGCAGTTCAGCTAACATTTTGTTTTTAAGTGCTCTCAGGGAAATGGGGATAGATGAATCAAAGATCGAGCTACCTGTCTATGCCGAAGGAGTCAATCTGTCCACAAGATTCCTGGTAGTAGACTCTCCGTCTACTTACAACGTGATACTAGGTcgaccatggatacatgaaatggaGGCAGTCCCTTCAACATACCACCAAGTTCTAAGGTTCCCAACTAAATGGGGAGTAAAAGAAATCAAAAGCCAACAGAAAGACTCAAGAGCATGTTACCAGACTACCATGAAGGACAAACCTGCTCAGTTATAG